A genomic region of Mycobacterium senriense contains the following coding sequences:
- a CDS encoding [protein-PII] uridylyltransferase, whose amino-acid sequence MTPNDPDSSGYLSGTESACGAVDLAASRRQLLSEGSKLHAAELRHAWLDLHESWLMAKAAEIGITDGSGFAVVGIGGLGRHELLPYSDLDLMLLHDNKSDDVLGKVADKLWYPLWDANVRLDHSVRTVSGALGVANADMIAALGMLDARHIAGDARLSDELIAGARRQWRSAIRSRMNELVEMTQARWDRCGRIAQRAEPDLKSGRGGLRDVQLLDALGVAQLIDRHGMARPESPGGSLDDAHLTMLDVRTELHRVSGRGRDQLQAQYADEISAALHSGDRFDLARKLSDAGRTIAYHTETGIRTAENALPRRGVTALVRRPKRRPLDEGVVEYAGEIVLARDARPDTDVGLVLRVAAASADTGLPIGAATLSRLAANAPEMPVPWPREALDDLLVVLSAGPTTVATIEALDRTGLWGRLLPEWDAIRDLPPRDVAHKWTVDRHVIETAVNAAPLSTRVARPDLLALGALLHDIGKGRGVDHSVLGAGLALEIGPRLGMPPVEVELLAQLVRHHLLLPIVATRSDLNDPKTIERVVKSLSGDALLLEVLHALTEADSKATGPGVWSEWKASLIEDLVRRCRLVMAGESLPEVEPAAPQYLSLTGDRGVQVNITPSGGERLDVVMAAPDQRGLVSKAAAVLALNSLRIHSASASTHEGFAIVEFVVSPLFGSPPEAGLLRQQFTGALAGDVDVLGTLEKRDSDAVSAATSRAGEVQVGVPVTRSSAPPRILWVDSASPDQLIVEVRAMDRLGLLALLTRALERAGTDIVWAKVNTFGSTAADVFCVTVSAEAADAAGDAEHGARDVVEQSLLAVLGGPAVEVLEEPVGD is encoded by the coding sequence ATGACCCCGAACGACCCTGACTCGTCCGGGTACCTGAGCGGGACAGAAAGCGCCTGCGGGGCAGTCGATCTGGCTGCCTCGCGGCGCCAACTGCTGTCTGAGGGCAGCAAGCTGCATGCCGCCGAACTGCGGCATGCCTGGCTGGATCTGCACGAATCATGGTTGATGGCCAAGGCCGCCGAGATCGGGATCACCGACGGCAGCGGCTTTGCGGTCGTCGGGATCGGCGGCCTGGGTCGCCATGAGCTGTTGCCGTATTCCGACCTTGATTTAATGCTGTTGCACGACAACAAGTCCGACGACGTGCTGGGCAAGGTCGCCGACAAGTTGTGGTATCCGTTGTGGGACGCCAACGTTCGGCTCGACCACAGCGTGCGAACCGTGTCCGGGGCCCTCGGCGTCGCCAATGCCGACATGATCGCGGCGCTGGGCATGCTGGACGCCCGCCACATCGCCGGCGACGCGCGGCTGTCCGATGAGTTGATCGCCGGCGCACGCCGCCAGTGGCGCAGCGCAATTCGCTCCCGCATGAACGAGCTCGTCGAAATGACGCAGGCCCGCTGGGACCGGTGTGGCCGCATCGCGCAGCGCGCCGAGCCGGACCTGAAGTCGGGTCGCGGCGGCCTTCGCGATGTCCAACTGCTCGACGCGCTGGGCGTGGCTCAGCTGATCGACCGCCACGGCATGGCGCGCCCGGAATCGCCCGGGGGGTCCCTCGACGATGCCCACCTGACAATGCTCGACGTGCGCACCGAGCTGCACCGGGTGTCGGGACGCGGACGTGATCAGCTGCAGGCCCAATACGCCGACGAGATCAGCGCCGCCCTGCACAGCGGGGACCGATTTGACTTGGCGCGCAAGCTATCTGATGCCGGGCGCACCATCGCCTACCACACCGAGACGGGCATTCGGACCGCCGAGAACGCCCTACCGCGCCGCGGGGTGACGGCCCTGGTGCGGCGCCCCAAGCGGCGTCCGCTGGACGAGGGCGTCGTCGAATATGCCGGAGAGATCGTGCTTGCCCGCGACGCACGCCCCGATACCGACGTGGGTCTGGTGTTGCGGGTGGCAGCCGCATCGGCCGATACCGGGTTGCCGATCGGCGCCGCCACGTTGAGCCGGCTGGCCGCCAACGCGCCCGAGATGCCGGTGCCGTGGCCGCGAGAGGCGTTGGACGACTTGCTGGTTGTGCTGTCCGCCGGCCCGACCACGGTGGCGACGATCGAGGCGCTGGACCGCACCGGGCTGTGGGGCCGGCTGCTACCCGAATGGGATGCCATCCGCGACCTGCCGCCCCGCGACGTCGCGCACAAGTGGACGGTGGACCGCCACGTCATCGAGACGGCCGTCAACGCCGCACCGCTGTCCACCCGGGTGGCGCGACCCGACCTGCTCGCGCTGGGCGCGCTGCTGCACGACATCGGCAAGGGCCGCGGCGTCGATCACAGCGTGCTCGGTGCGGGCCTGGCGCTCGAGATCGGGCCCAGGCTGGGCATGCCGCCGGTCGAGGTCGAGCTGCTGGCACAACTGGTCCGCCACCATTTGCTGCTGCCGATTGTGGCCACCCGCAGCGACCTCAATGACCCCAAAACCATTGAGCGCGTGGTGAAATCGCTGAGCGGGGACGCGCTGCTGCTCGAAGTTCTGCACGCGCTGACCGAGGCGGATTCGAAGGCCACCGGTCCCGGGGTGTGGAGCGAATGGAAGGCGTCGCTGATCGAGGACCTGGTCCGGCGCTGCCGGCTGGTGATGGCGGGGGAGTCACTTCCCGAGGTAGAACCCGCTGCACCGCAATATCTTTCGCTGACCGGCGATCGCGGGGTGCAGGTAAACATCACGCCCAGCGGTGGTGAGCGCCTCGATGTGGTGATGGCGGCACCGGACCAGCGGGGGCTGGTATCGAAGGCCGCCGCGGTGCTGGCGTTGAACTCGCTGCGCATCCATTCGGCCTCGGCCAGCACCCACGAGGGGTTCGCGATCGTCGAATTCGTGGTGTCGCCGCTGTTCGGTTCGCCGCCCGAAGCGGGCCTGCTGCGCCAGCAGTTCACCGGCGCGCTGGCCGGCGACGTCGACGTGCTGGGCACGCTGGAGAAGCGTGACAGCGACGCCGTCAGCGCGGCGACCAGCCGGGCCGGCGAGGTTCAGGTCGGGGTGCCCGTCACCCGGTCCAGCGCGCCGCCTCGCATCCTGTGGGTCGACTCGGCCTCGCCCGACCAGTTGATCGTCGAGGTCCGCGCCATGGACCGGCTCGGACTGCTCGCGCTGCTGACCCGCGCGCTGGAACGGGCGGGCACCGACATCGTCTGGGCGAAGGTCAACACCTTCGGGTCGACGGCGGCCGACGTGTTCTGCGTGACGGTGTCGGCCGAGGCGGCCGACGCGGCCGGCGACGCCGAGCACGGCGCGCGGGACGTGGTCGAGCAGAGCCTGCTGGCGGTGCTGGGTGGGCCCGCGGTCGAGGTGCTCGAGGAACCCGTCGGCGACTAG
- the glnB gene encoding nitrogen regulatory protein P-II has protein sequence MKLITAIVKPFTLDDVKTSLEDAGVLGMTVSEIQGYGRQKGHTEVYRGAEYSVDFVPKVRIEVVVDDSIVDKVVDSIVRAARTGKIGDGKVWVSPVETIVRVRTGERGTDAL, from the coding sequence ATGAAGCTGATCACCGCGATCGTAAAGCCGTTCACGCTCGATGACGTGAAGACCAGTCTCGAGGACGCGGGCGTCCTGGGGATGACGGTCAGCGAAATCCAGGGCTACGGACGGCAGAAGGGCCACACCGAGGTCTACCGGGGCGCCGAATACTCGGTCGACTTCGTGCCCAAGGTGCGCATCGAGGTCGTCGTCGACGACTCCATTGTCGACAAGGTCGTGGACAGCATCGTCCGGGCCGCGCGCACCGGCAAGATCGGCGACGGCAAAGTGTGGGTAAGCCCCGTGGAGACCATTGTGCGGGTGCGCACCGGCGAGCGTGGGACCGATGCGCTATGA
- the ftsY gene encoding signal recognition particle-docking protein FtsY: MSQGLWIAIAVVAALVVITALVLGLLRYRRRRISFSTRTEPGAIDRSGGYTASSGITFSQTTTADRLDTTGLPSVGDDAAIPRDAPRRTISEVELPEPAPAPEAPAAPPPPTVQAPPAPEAPPAPEAPAPEAPAGPQIEEIAPTEGRLERLRGRLARSQNALGRSMLGLIGGGDLDEDAWQDVEDTLLVADLGPVVAESVISQLRSRLASSDVRTEADAKAVLRDVLIKELQPGMDRSIRALPHDDHPSVLLIVGVNGTGKTTTVGKLARVLVADGRRVVLGAADTFRAAAADQLQTWASRVGAEVVRGPEGADPASVAFDAVDKGIVAGADVVLIDTAGRLHTKVGLMDELDKVKRVVTRRAAVDEVLLVLDATIGQNGLAQARVFAEVVEITGAVLTKLDGTAKGGIVFRVQQELGVPVKLVGLGEGPDDLAPFEPAAFVDALLG; this comes from the coding sequence GTGTCACAAGGTCTTTGGATCGCCATCGCGGTCGTCGCTGCCCTGGTCGTCATCACCGCGCTGGTCCTGGGCCTGCTGCGGTATCGGCGGCGCCGCATCAGCTTCTCGACCCGGACCGAGCCCGGGGCGATCGACCGGTCCGGCGGCTACACCGCGTCCTCGGGCATCACCTTCAGCCAGACCACGACGGCCGACCGGCTCGACACCACCGGTCTGCCCTCAGTAGGCGACGACGCGGCCATTCCGCGCGACGCGCCGCGGCGGACCATCTCCGAGGTCGAACTCCCCGAACCCGCGCCCGCGCCCGAGGCCCCGGCTGCCCCGCCACCACCGACCGTTCAGGCCCCGCCCGCGCCGGAGGCCCCGCCCGCCCCGGAGGCACCGGCGCCCGAAGCCCCGGCGGGCCCCCAGATCGAGGAGATCGCGCCCACCGAGGGCCGGCTGGAGCGGCTGCGCGGCCGGCTGGCCAGGTCGCAGAACGCGCTCGGCCGCAGCATGCTGGGCCTGATCGGCGGCGGCGACCTCGACGAAGACGCCTGGCAGGACGTCGAGGACACGCTGCTGGTCGCCGACCTGGGCCCGGTGGTTGCCGAATCGGTGATCTCCCAGCTGCGCAGCCGGCTGGCCAGCAGCGACGTGCGCACCGAGGCCGACGCCAAGGCCGTGCTGCGCGACGTGCTGATCAAGGAGTTGCAGCCCGGCATGGACCGGTCGATCCGGGCGCTGCCGCACGACGACCATCCCTCGGTGTTACTGATCGTGGGCGTGAACGGCACCGGAAAGACCACGACCGTCGGCAAGCTGGCCCGGGTCCTGGTGGCCGACGGGCGGCGCGTCGTGCTGGGCGCCGCCGACACGTTCCGCGCCGCCGCCGCCGATCAGCTGCAGACCTGGGCGTCGCGGGTGGGCGCGGAAGTGGTGCGCGGGCCCGAAGGCGCCGACCCGGCCTCGGTGGCCTTCGACGCCGTCGACAAGGGCATCGTCGCGGGCGCCGACGTGGTGCTCATCGACACCGCAGGGCGGCTGCACACCAAGGTTGGGCTGATGGACGAGCTCGACAAAGTTAAGCGGGTCGTAACCCGGCGTGCCGCGGTCGACGAGGTGCTGCTGGTGCTCGACGCCACCATCGGGCAGAACGGGCTGGCCCAGGCCCGGGTGTTCGCCGAGGTGGTCGAGATCACCGGTGCGGTGCTGACCAAGCTGGACGGAACGGCCAAGGGCGGCATCGTCTTTCGGGTTCAGCAGGAACTCGGCGTGCCGGTCAAACTCGTCGGGCTCGGGGAAGGCCCGGACGATCTCGCGCCGTTCGAACCGGCCGCTTTCGTCGACGCGCTGCTGGGCTGA
- a CDS encoding ammonium transporter, with protein MLASSALVLLMTPGLAFFYGGMVRARSVLNMLMMSISAMGVVTVLWVLYGYSLAFGDDAGGVVGKPTSFWGLKGLIGVNAVAADPSKGVAATDIPLAGTLPATVFVAFQLMFAIITVALISGAVSDRLKFGAWLVFAGLWATFVYFPVAHWVFAFDGFASEKGGWIANKLHAIDFAGGTAVHINSGVAGLMLAIVLGKRRGWPTTLFRPHNLPFVMLGAGLLWFGWYGFNAGSATSSNGVAGSTFITTTVATATAMLGWMLTERIRDGKATTLGAASGIVAGLVAITPSCSSVNVLGALVVGLVAGVVCALAVGLKFKLGFDDSLDVVGVHLVGGLAGTLLVGLLAAPESPAINGVTGVSKGLFYGGGWAQLERQAVGAFSVLIYSGVVTLILALILKYTIGLRLNPEAEATGIDEAEHAESGYDFAVATGSVLPPRVAVADTRNGLEEERVGDKVEAEQS; from the coding sequence ATGTTGGCCAGTTCCGCGCTGGTGCTGTTGATGACGCCGGGCCTGGCGTTTTTCTACGGCGGTATGGTGCGCGCCCGAAGCGTGCTGAACATGCTCATGATGAGCATCAGCGCGATGGGCGTGGTCACCGTGCTGTGGGTGCTCTATGGCTATTCGCTCGCCTTCGGCGACGACGCCGGCGGCGTCGTAGGAAAGCCGACCTCTTTTTGGGGCCTCAAGGGCCTCATCGGGGTCAACGCGGTGGCCGCCGACCCGAGCAAAGGCGTTGCGGCAACGGATATCCCGCTGGCGGGCACCCTGCCCGCCACCGTGTTCGTGGCGTTCCAGCTGATGTTCGCGATCATCACCGTCGCCCTGATCTCGGGTGCGGTGTCCGATCGGCTGAAGTTCGGTGCGTGGCTGGTGTTCGCCGGCCTGTGGGCGACGTTCGTCTATTTCCCGGTCGCCCACTGGGTTTTCGCGTTCGACGGCTTCGCCTCCGAGAAGGGTGGCTGGATCGCGAACAAGCTGCACGCCATCGACTTCGCCGGGGGCACCGCGGTCCACATCAATTCCGGTGTGGCGGGCCTGATGCTGGCGATCGTGCTGGGCAAGCGGCGCGGTTGGCCCACCACCTTGTTCCGGCCGCACAACCTGCCGTTCGTGATGCTCGGTGCCGGACTGCTGTGGTTCGGTTGGTACGGGTTCAACGCCGGATCGGCCACCAGCTCAAACGGTGTCGCCGGGTCGACCTTCATCACCACCACGGTCGCGACGGCCACCGCGATGCTCGGCTGGATGCTCACCGAGCGCATCCGCGACGGAAAGGCGACGACGCTGGGCGCGGCGTCCGGCATCGTCGCGGGCCTGGTCGCCATAACCCCGTCGTGCTCGTCGGTCAACGTGCTGGGCGCGCTGGTGGTGGGCCTGGTGGCGGGCGTGGTGTGCGCGCTGGCTGTCGGCCTGAAGTTCAAGCTGGGCTTCGACGACTCGCTCGACGTGGTCGGGGTGCACCTGGTCGGCGGTCTGGCCGGCACCCTGCTGGTGGGGCTGCTCGCCGCTCCGGAGAGCCCGGCCATCAACGGCGTCACCGGGGTGTCCAAGGGACTGTTCTACGGCGGCGGCTGGGCCCAGCTCGAACGGCAGGCAGTCGGCGCGTTCAGTGTTCTCATCTACTCTGGGGTGGTTACGCTGATCCTGGCGTTGATCCTGAAGTACACCATCGGGCTTCGTCTCAACCCAGAAGCGGAAGCCACGGGTATCGATGAGGCCGAGCATGCCGAGAGTGGATACGATTTCGCCGTGGCTACCGGTTCGGTTCTCCCGCCCCGGGTCGCGGTGGCGGATACCCGCAACGGCCTGGAGGAGGAGCGAGTGGGCGACAAAGTGGAGGCAGAGCAGTCATGA
- a CDS encoding alpha/beta hydrolase has product MLEVIDKGSCTAEHPVPLLFVHGGWHGAWCWEHFLDFFADAGYRAVAMSLRGHGASPTAKPLPKVSIADYIDDVRSVADDLGGAPVLVGHSLGGFVIQRYLEDRRAPAAVLVGSVPPQGVLTLALRVWRRRPSMTVESWSDPTLLRFLATPALAREYLFCADTPEAVVESCRQRAGAESVRAAMTDPIVRRVRTRRVTTPMLVLGAEYDGFVSVREVRNTARAYRTEPEFFSMGHNMMLEPGWADVAGRIHEWLQTRETKSPTR; this is encoded by the coding sequence ATGCTCGAGGTGATCGACAAGGGGTCCTGCACCGCCGAGCATCCGGTGCCGCTGCTCTTCGTGCACGGCGGCTGGCATGGCGCATGGTGCTGGGAACACTTCCTGGACTTCTTCGCCGACGCCGGCTACCGCGCGGTCGCGATGAGCCTGCGCGGGCACGGCGCCAGCCCCACGGCCAAGCCGCTGCCGAAGGTGTCGATCGCCGACTACATCGACGACGTCCGTTCGGTGGCCGACGACCTGGGCGGCGCGCCGGTGCTGGTCGGCCATTCCCTGGGCGGCTTCGTGATTCAGCGCTACCTCGAAGACCGCCGCGCTCCGGCCGCAGTGCTGGTGGGCTCGGTGCCGCCGCAGGGCGTGCTCACCCTGGCGTTGCGGGTGTGGCGCCGCCGGCCGTCGATGACGGTGGAATCGTGGAGCGATCCCACGCTGCTGAGATTCCTCGCCACGCCCGCGCTGGCCCGCGAGTACCTGTTCTGCGCCGACACGCCCGAGGCCGTCGTCGAATCCTGCCGGCAGCGCGCCGGGGCCGAGAGCGTTCGCGCCGCCATGACCGACCCGATCGTCCGCCGCGTGCGGACCAGACGGGTGACCACGCCGATGCTGGTGCTGGGCGCCGAGTACGACGGCTTCGTCAGCGTCCGCGAGGTGCGCAACACGGCGCGCGCCTACCGGACCGAACCGGAATTCTTTTCGATGGGCCACAACATGATGCTCGAACCGGGCTGGGCCGACGTTGCCGGACGCATCCATGAATGGCTGCAGACCCGCGAGACGAAGAGCCCGACACGATAG
- a CDS encoding DEAD/DEAH box helicase, giving the protein MSVPLSSIQAQADSAPSDTSDTGVLRGWQRRALVKYLAARPRDFLAVATPGSGKTTFALRVAAELLGQRAVEHITVVVPTEHLKVQWAQAAQRYGLALDPKFSNSNARIAPEYHGVMVTYAQVAAHPTLHRVRTEQRKTLVIFDEIHHGGDAKTWGDAIREAFGDATRRLALTGTPFRSDDSPIPFVTYEAGPDGIRRSQADHTYGYTDALADGVVRPVVFLAYSGEARWRDSAGEEHAARLGEPLSAEQTARAWRTALDPAGEWMPAVITAADLRLRQLRTHIPDAGGMIIASDQTAARAYAVLLTKLAGEAPTLVLSDDPGSSARISDFAASTSRWLVAVRMVSEGVDVPRLSVGIYATSASTPLFFAQAIGRFVRSRRPGEIASIFVPSVPNLLQLASELEAQRNHVLGEPHRVSEGDPLEDDPATKTQDEKSDLDKGFTSLGADAELDQLIFDGSSFGTAAAAGSDEEADYLGIPGLLDADQMRALLHQRQEEQLQKRAQLQKEGGRLSAVEAPPATVHGQLRELRRELNTLVSIAHHRTGKPHGWIHNELRRRCGGPPIAAATREQLRARIDAVRQLIAEHS; this is encoded by the coding sequence GTGTCGGTGCCGCTCAGCAGCATCCAGGCGCAGGCCGACAGCGCACCCAGCGACACCAGCGACACCGGCGTGCTGCGTGGTTGGCAGCGCAGGGCGCTGGTCAAGTACCTCGCCGCCCGGCCGCGCGATTTCCTGGCGGTGGCCACCCCGGGCTCGGGGAAAACGACCTTCGCCCTGCGGGTGGCGGCCGAACTGCTCGGCCAGCGCGCCGTCGAGCACATCACCGTCGTGGTGCCCACCGAGCACCTGAAGGTGCAGTGGGCGCAGGCCGCGCAGCGCTACGGCCTCGCCCTGGATCCGAAGTTCTCCAACAGCAACGCGCGGATCGCCCCGGAGTATCACGGCGTGATGGTCACCTACGCCCAGGTCGCCGCGCATCCGACGTTGCACCGGGTGCGCACCGAGCAGCGCAAGACCCTGGTCATCTTCGACGAGATCCACCACGGCGGCGACGCCAAGACGTGGGGCGACGCGATCCGCGAGGCGTTCGGCGACGCGACCCGCCGGCTCGCCCTGACGGGGACGCCCTTTCGCAGCGATGACAGCCCGATCCCGTTCGTGACGTACGAGGCCGGTCCCGACGGGATACGGCGTTCGCAGGCCGACCACACCTACGGCTATACCGACGCTCTCGCCGACGGCGTGGTCCGGCCGGTGGTCTTCCTCGCCTACTCCGGGGAGGCCCGGTGGCGCGACAGCGCCGGCGAGGAGCACGCGGCCCGCCTCGGCGAGCCGCTGTCGGCCGAGCAGACCGCCCGCGCCTGGCGTACGGCGCTCGACCCCGCCGGCGAATGGATGCCTGCGGTGATCACCGCCGCGGATCTGCGGCTGCGCCAGCTGCGCACGCACATACCCGATGCGGGCGGCATGATCATCGCCTCGGATCAGACCGCGGCCCGCGCCTACGCCGTCCTGCTGACCAAGCTGGCCGGCGAGGCGCCGACGCTGGTGCTCTCCGATGACCCCGGCTCGTCGGCGCGCATCAGCGACTTCGCCGCGAGCACCAGCCGCTGGCTGGTCGCGGTGCGCATGGTCTCCGAGGGTGTCGACGTGCCGCGGCTGTCGGTCGGGATCTACGCCACCAGCGCCTCGACACCGCTGTTCTTCGCCCAGGCCATCGGCCGGTTCGTGCGGTCGCGCCGCCCGGGCGAGATCGCCAGCATCTTCGTGCCGTCGGTCCCCAACCTGCTGCAGCTGGCCAGCGAGCTGGAGGCCCAGCGCAACCACGTGCTCGGCGAGCCGCACCGCGTCTCCGAGGGCGACCCGCTGGAGGACGATCCCGCCACCAAGACACAGGACGAGAAGAGCGACCTCGACAAGGGGTTCACCTCGTTGGGTGCCGACGCCGAACTCGATCAACTCATCTTCGACGGATCATCGTTCGGCACCGCCGCTGCGGCCGGCAGCGACGAGGAGGCCGACTACCTCGGCATCCCGGGCCTGCTCGATGCCGACCAGATGCGCGCGCTGCTGCACCAGCGCCAGGAGGAGCAACTGCAGAAGCGGGCCCAACTGCAAAAGGAAGGCGGGAGGCTGTCGGCGGTCGAGGCTCCGCCGGCCACCGTGCACGGCCAGCTCCGGGAACTGCGCCGCGAGCTGAACACGCTCGTGTCGATCGCCCATCACCGCACCGGCAAGCCGCACGGCTGGATCCACAACGAACTGCGGCGCCGCTGCGGCGGCCCCCCGATCGCCGCGGCGACCCGCGAACAGCTGCGCGCGCGCATCGACGCCGTGCGGCAGCTCATCGCCGAGCATTCGTGA